The sequence below is a genomic window from Draconibacterium halophilum.
TTCGAAATACTGATCACGCGGATCCAGTTGTGGCTTTTCGTAGCTAAGTACTTCTTCTCCGTTTACAAAATGACGGATAACTTCTCCGCCGTGCACTTCCACCTCAACACTTACCCACTCATCATCAAACTGCGTTTTCGATTTTGAATCGGTGCAATGCTGCTCCCATAATTCGCCGTTTAATATCACATTGGTTCCGGGAGTACAAAGGTTCATAGTTGAACGTTCACCTTGTCCGGTTACGCCACCCAACAACTGCACTTCAATTGATGATGGAAAATCCTGATCCAACTCCATCGACTCGGCACTTTGCCCGTGAATCATCAATCCGTTGTTTCTGAATGCCCAGCCGGGTCCGTTTTTTGCCTGTTCACCAATAAACCGGTACTCAACCCGCAAACGGTAGTGCGAAAATTCATCTTTGTAGAATAGGTGGCCAAATTTACCATTCCACTCTTCCCAATTCTCATACGACACGCGAAGCAAACCATCCTCTACCCGGAAAGTGTTCTTATAATTTTCGCCCAGCACCTCTCCTTTAAATTTTACCTGCCAGTCGTTTATATCTTTTCCGTTGAACAGTTGAATCCACTCCTCACCTGATTTTTCAGCTGATTGTTGTGTTTTTGGTTTTGAGTTGCAAGCCGACAGAATTACAGAACATGCCACCAAAGCCACCAGGATAAATTTATACGTAGTTGTCATCATCAATATTTTTTTAATTGGTTTAGTAATGAATAGTAAAGATAAACTATTATCCAAAAAACAAAAATTAACCATCTGGTTAAATTACATGGTTATTTTCTTGGATAATTGAATTCATCCACTTACTTTTGACCAATTGGTTAAACTATTTAGTTAATTTCAAATCATGACAAACATAAAAAAAGACAATACCGAGGAAAAGATCCTAAGTGCCGCACAGAATGTCTTTGTTCGGAAAGGAATGGATGGAGCGCGTATGCAGGAAATTGCAGACGAGGCAGGTATAAATAAAGCATTGCTTCATTATTATTTTCGTTCGAAACAACAGTTATTCGAGGCCATTTTCAAAAGTGTTTTCGGAAAAATTATGCCCAACATTATGCTGATGGCAACATCCGAAAAATCAATCGAGGAAAAGCTTGGCGCCTTTATCGAAAACTACATCGATATTTTAATGAAAAATCCCTTTCTGCCGACCTTCATTTTGAAAGAAATACATCGCGATCCAGAGTTTCTGGCAGGAATGATAAAAGAAAGCGGATTACAGCCCGAACTTATTATTTCCATGTTTAAGCAAGAAATGGACAATGGCAACATTCGGAAGATGGATCCACGAGATTTGATCATTAATATATTAAGCCTCAGCATATTTCCTATTGCCGCCAAGCCACTCATGTCGGTAGTATTCTTCGACACAGATCAGAAGAGTTACAACAAATTTATCGAGAAAAGAAAAGTAACCGTAAAGGAATTTGTCCTTCACTCAATCCTGATAAAATGAGAAAGATCCTGATTCTATTGCTATTTCCGTTTCAGTTGGCAGTTGCCCAAAACAACGTTCAATTAGACAGTTGTTATGTGTGGGCACGGCAAAATTACCCCAACCTGAAACAGTCGGAACTGTGGAAAGAAATCAACTCGCTTTCCATACAAAACCACGAAACCAATTACCTGCCGCAGGTAACCTTGAATGGCCAGATCAGTTATCAATCCGCAGTAACCGAGGTTCCTGTTTCAATGCCCGGAATATCAATCCCAACTGTATCGAAAGATCGTTACAACGCTTACGCCGAGTTGCAACAAACTATTTATGACGGTGGGCTTACCAAAACAAACAAAACCCTCGAAACAGCGATTTTAAAAAGCAACCTCAGTCAACTTGAAGTTGAACTCTACAAACTGAATGAGCAGGTTGCACAGGCGTTTTTTACAGCCCTGATTGTCGATCAGCAAAAAGAGGTGATCCTCGCACAAATAAAAACCATTGACGAACAACTGAGCCGCGTGGAATCGGGTATTCGTAACGGAGTAACCGAACCTTCGGCAGCTATGGTTTTAAAGGCAGAACGAATAAACCTCGAACAAAATATAGTTGAGCTGGATGCGGCTAAAAGTGCATCGCACCAAATGCTTGAATTGTTAACCGGAAAGCAGTTTGATAAAAACGGAACATTCACCTATCAAACCAACTTTTCATTCAATTCTGAATTGCTGCGTCCGGAATTACAATTACTGGGTAATCAACGCGAACAGTTGGTGGTTCAAAGCGATCTGCTTTCCAAAACCAGAAACCCGAAACTTTTCGGATTTGGCCAGTTAGGTTATGGCAAACCGGGATTGAACATGTTACTCGACGAATTTAAAGGTTACTACCTTTTGGGCGTGGGCATTTCGTGGAATGCCTTCGACTGGAAACAAACTTCTCGACAGCAACAGGTCCTGAAATTACGGCAAGAAATGCTTCAAAGCCAGGAAGCCACATTTATACAAAATCTTAACCTTTTACTCATCCAACAAAAAGAACAAATCGGGAAACTGGAACAATTAATTACCAACGATGAGAGCTTAGTTGAACTGCGTTCCGGAATTACCAAAGCAGCCGCCTCAAAATTGGAGAACGAGACAATTACTACGTCCGACTATGTGCAGGAATTACAAGCCGAAACCATAGCAAAACTAAAACGCGAGCTGCACAAAATCCAACTCAATGAAGCCCGAGAGAAATATGTCCTCATCAAAGGAAAAACCTTGCCGGGCACAACAACACATAACTAAAAAAATACCAGCAAAAACATTCGTACCATGAAAAAGATATTTTACATTATTTCTCTGCCATTTCTTTTCCTCACCTGCCAGTCGAATAATGACACGGCCGACGCTTATGGCAATTTCGAGGCGGAAACAGTTATTGTTTCGGCGGAAACTCCGGGAAAGATCCTTGAACTAAATGTTGACAAAGGTGATAAAATTGAGGCGGGCTATTCTGCTGCGCTTATTGATACGGTGCAGCTACATTTACAATTGTTACAACTTGATGCACAACAAACTGCAGTTGTGGCTAAGCGCCAGTCGATTCAGTCGCAAATTGCTGTATTCGAAGAGCAAAAAGCAAACCTGAAAATCAACGAACAACGTATTCATAAAATGCTAAAAGACGGTGCTGCCACTCAAAAGCAATTCGACGATATTCAGGGGCAAATAAGTGTGATCGACAAACAGATTGCCAATACAAAAACACAATTTACGCTCATTAGTAAAGAGCAGGAAGTTTTGGAGGCACAAAAAGCTTCAGTAGCCGATCAGTTAAGCCGTTGCAACATAAAGTCTCCGGTTTCAGGAACCATTTTGGAAACTTACGCAGAACAAGGAGAATTGACCGCTGCAGGAAAAGCGCTTTTTAAAATTGCAGATATCAGCGAACTGGAACTTAAAGTTTATGTAAGCGGGGCACAGCTTCCGCATGTAAAACTTGGTCAGCAGATTGATGTATTAGTCGATAAGAATGCTAATGAAAACCAATATTTCACCGGAACGATTACCTGGATTTCGTCAGAAGCAGAATTTACACCAAAGATCATTCAAACTAAAGAGGAACGTGTAAAACTGGTTTATGCTGTAAAAGTAACGGTAAAGAATGACGGAACGTTGAAAATTGGAATGCCCGGAGAAGTTCGGTGGCAGTAAACAGTCTCAGTGAGCAGTCACATTATTCAGTCACATTAAGTAATCAAATGCGCTAAGCGCCCAGGAATAAAAAATGATCGAAATTAGCAACATAACAAAGTCCTACAAAGAAACCATGGCGCTTTCGGGCATTAATCTGCACGTGGATAAAGGAGAACTTTTTGGATTGATTGGTCCTGACGGCGCCGGAAAAACTACCTTGATAAGAATTTTGATGACACTGCTTTTGCCGGATTCCGGCGAGGCGGAATTAGACGGTCTGGATGTAGTAAAAAACTACAAGAAGATCCGGAAAATGGTTGGTTATATGCCGGGGCGTTTTTCGCTGTATCAAGACCTCAGTGTAGAAGAAAACCTAAACTTTTTTGCCACCGTTTTTGGCACAACAGTAGAAGAAAATTACGACCTGATCCGCGACATTTATTTCCAGATTGAACCGTTTAAAACCCGCCGTGCCGGAAAACTATCGGGTGGAATGAAACAAAAACTGGCGCTTTCGTGTGCTTTAATTCATAAACCCAAAATACTGGTACTCGACGAACCAACAACGGGTGTCGATGCTGTTTCGCGAAAAGAGTTTTGGGAGATGCTCAAAAACCTGCAAAAAAAGGGAATCACAATTCTCGTTTCAACACCTTACATGGACGAAGCAGATCTTTGCGACCGGGTGGCACTGATACAAAACGGACAGATACTCGATGTAGATTCTCCAAAACGCATAACCGAAAAATTTTCTCGAAAAATTATTCAGGTGGGTGCCAAAAATATGTACAAACTCATCAGCGATTTACGGGCCTACGAAAAGGCTGAAGCCGTTTATGCTTTTGGTCAGTATGCCCATTTTACAGCGATGAATGATGAAGTGGAAACCAACGAACTGGATAATTATCTGCAAAACCTTGGTCATGAGAATATATTGGCAGAAGAAATCCCGGCCGGCATTGAAGATGTATTTATGAGTTTAATGGAGAGAAGTCACAGTTGACAGTCACAGTTTTCAGTAAAACAAAAATAAATGGCATGGATTTTAAAGAATTAATCGTATACCAAAAAGCGTTCAAATTGGCGATGGACATTTTTGAGGTTTCCAAAACTTTTCCCAAAGAAGAGCAGTATTCGCTTACCGATCAAGTACGACGATCTTCCCGTTCAACATGCACCAACATTGCAGAAGCTTATCGTAAACGACGATACCCAAAACACTTTTTAAGCAAACTTACCGATTCCGATGGCGAAAACAGCGAAACTGCAACCTGGCTTGATTTTGCATTCGCCTGTGAATACCTGAACAATGACATTCATAAGAAACTATATAACGAATGTGTGGAAATTGGTAAACTGTTAAATTATATGATGAACCATCCTGAGAAATTCGGAAGTGCCCCGGTTCTTTAACTGTAAACTGGGACTGAATACTGAGACTGCAAACGACTATCATGGAAAAAGAAACAATCATTTCAGCAAGAAACCTGATCAAGACATTTGGTCATTTTACCGCAAACGACAACCTGACTTTTGAAGTAAAAAAAGGGGAGATTTTTGGATTTCTGGGAGCCAACGGAGCTGGAAAAACAACAGCCATTCGTATACTTTGTGGCCTTTCATCGCCAACATCTGGAGAGGTTGAAGTGGCAGGCTTTGATATTTATCGTGAAACCGAAAAGATAAAAAAGAACATCGGTTACATGAGTCAGAAATTCTCGTTGTATGAAGACCTTACCATTTCGGAGAACATTAAATTATATGCAGGGATTTACGGAATTAGCCGCAAACAGCGTAAAGTAAAAGAAGCTGAGCTGTTACAGAAGCTTGAGCTGGAGAATGTAAAAAACAAACTTATAGGCGATTTACCGTTGGGATGGAAGCAAAAGCTGGCTTTTTCGGTGGCTATTTTTCACGATCCTAAAATTGTATTTCTCGACGAACCAACCGGAGGCGTTGACCCGGTTACCCGACGTAAATTCTGGGACCTGATTTACGAAGCAGCTCATAATGGCATTACTGTTTTTGTAACTACACATTACATGGATGAAGCCGAATATTGCGACCGTGTTTCGATTATGAATGCCGGGAAAATTGAAGCACTCGACACGCCGGCCAAACTAAAAGAAAAATACAACGCAACAAACATGGACGAAGTGTTTTTGAAGATAGCACGATAGCCACAAAACCGTGTCATTTCGACGAGCATGCGAGGAGAAATCTGTTTCAATGAATTAGATTTCTCAGTCATTCTTCCTTCGAAATGACATCTGAAACCTAAGAAGTAAAAATGAAACAACTAAGATCATTCATAAAAAAGAATTCTTCCACATTTTTCGCGATCCGCGAACAGTGCTGATACTTTTTGGAATTCCGGTAATTCAACTCCTGGTTTTTGGCACAGCAATAAAAAGTGAAATTAAAGATGTTCACATTGCCATTTACGACCAATCGAAGGATGAAACTACACAGGAAATAACCAATAAGCTGCTTTCTTCGGGCTATTTTTTACTAGATGAAAACCTCGATAACCTTGACGATATTGATGCTATTTTCAGAAAAGGGAAAGTGCGCGAGGTGATTGTTTTCGGTAATAACTTTGGGGAAACGCTCGGAAAAGAAGGCCTTGCCAAAATGCAACTGATCGCCGATGCATCAGATCCGAACCTTGCAAAGCTGGCCATTTCATACACAACTGCCATCGTTAACGACTACATCCGCAAATTGTATCCCGAGATGCAACTACCCATGCAAATTACACCCGAAGTACGCATGTATTTTAACGAAGAAATGAAAAGTGCTTACATGTTTGTCCCGGGAGTGATGGCGCTGATTTTAATGCTCATTTCGGCCATGATGACGTCCATTTCAATTACTCGCGAAAAGGAGTTGGGAACGATGGAAATCTTACTTGTTTCGCCGCTACGCCCCGTTCAGATCATTGTTGGGAAAGTACTCCCCTACCTTTTACTGTCGATCGCCAATGCATTTATCATTGTACTGATCGGGCATTTTGTTTTTGGCGTACCGGTAAATGGCAGCTTTATTTTACTCATGCTCGAAACCATCCTTTTTATTATGATGGCGCTGTGTCTGGGAATCTTTATCTCAACGGCAGCAAAAAACCAAATGGCAGCCATGTTTATTTCGATGATCGGATTGATGCTGCCAACGATATTACTTTCAGGGTTTATTTTTCCCATCGAAAATATGCCAGTCCCCTTGCAATATTTCAGTCATATTATGCCTGCCCGGTACTTTATTACCATTGTAAGAACCATAATGCTGAAAGGAACCGGTATACTTTTCATTTGGAAAGAAACAGCAGTATTAATTGCTATGACTGTGTTTTTTATTGCAGTTAGTGTTAGAAAGTTTAAGATTAGACTTGAATAGTGGCCTTGCAATTCTCTGTCATTTCGACGAGTATGCGAGGAGAAATCTGTAACAAATAGAAAAATGAAAGATCATAACTATTTCGTTTATATCATGACCAACAAGAATAAAACGGTTCTTTACATTGGTGTGACCGGAGATATACTACATAGAGTATTTGAACACGAAAATGGCGAAATCCCGGGATTTACAGAAAAATACAATTGCCATTATTTGGTATATTATGAACACTTCCAAAATATAAATGAAGCGATTGACAGAGAGAAACAACTAAAAAGATGGAGACGAGAAAAAAGGAACAACTCATTAGTGCATTTAATAATGATTGGAGATTCCTTAATGCGCAAATAAGAGATACACTCTAAGTCATCGGTAAAAGAACAGACAACAAAGGTAAGGAACAGATTTCTCAGTCGTTCCTCCTTCGAAATGACAATTTTATTGTAACGAACAAAAATGAAAACAATACTCTACCTATTACAAAAAGAATTCCGCCAAATATTTCGGAACAAGACCATTCTACCAATGATCTTTGTTGTGCCGATCATGCAAATGCTGATTCTGGTATTTGCGGCGACCTACGACATGAAACGTATTGATTTGGTAGTGGTTGACCACGACATGTCGGAAAACTCAAGGCAACTGATCGCAAAATTCGATGGTATTCCGTTTTTTAATGTGCATCATTTAGAACAATCTGAGAAACTGGCAGAGGATAAATTATTAAATGACGAAGCAGATGCTATTCTTGTTTTTCCGGTTGATTTTGAGCGCAACCTTATTCGCGATGACGAGTCGAAGGCGCAACTTTTAATAAATGCTATCGAGAGCAATTCAGCACAGCTGATTTATGCTTATTCGGCAAACATCATCAGCGATTTTAACAAGGACATTATTGCTGAGTGGAAAGGAATCCCGGAATTTACACCACCCACAAAAGTTGAAATAACCGAAAACTACTGGTACAATCCCGAGCTGGATTACAAATGGTTTATGGCGCCGGGAATTTTGGCAATTCTTGTTACCATCATAGGTATGTTCATGTCGGGGATGAACCTGGTACGCGAAAAAGAAATCGGTACTATCGAGCAATTAAACGTAACGCCGTTAAAAAAATACCAGTTTATTCTTGGCAAACTTATTCCTTTCTGGATAATTGGTCTGTTCGATCTGGCTTTTGGGTTAATCATTGCCTGGCTGGTTTTCGACTTGCCAATAGCTGGCAGTCTGTTCACCTTGTTTTTTATGGCCGGCATTTACCTCATCGGGGTACTGGGTCTCGGACTGTTTATTTCTACGCTTGCCGACACCCAGCAACAGGTTATGTTTGTTAGTTTTTTCTTTTTGATGATTTTTGTTCTAATGGGCGGCATCTTCACTCCGGTTGAAAGTATGCCCGACTGGGCACAAACCATCGACCGGCTGAACCCAATCTACTATTTTATGCGGGTAATGCGCATGGTAGTATTGAAAGGCTCAAACATTTCCGACCTTTTACAAGAACTCGTTTCCCTGTCGATTTTAGGAATTACATTTTTAAGTCTGGCCATTTGGCGTTACCGAAAAACAGCATAACTTTTAGCAGCTAACCTTTTTCCATTGTTATCGTTTATCTTTAAGCGAGATGGAAACACGAATCCCAACTTTTCAAAGGGTAAACAATGAGCGAAGAATTTAGTCTGGAAATAAAAGAACGTGAATATTTTGAAGAAGGCATATTTCGTGTTCTTGACAAACTACATTCCGATTCGGCCAGGTTTATTACCCAAACTAAACGACAGCATTTTTACATTCACGAAGTCAGAACCAATATCAAGAAAATAAGAGGTTTACTACGCTTGCTACGGCACGAAATTGGCGACGATAATTTCCGTGAGATGAACAAGTACTACCGAGAACTAGCAATGGAAGTTGCTCCTTTGCGCGACGATACTTCGCAAATAGAATTGCTTCAGGAAATAAAATCAAAACTACACAATCCTGCTGTTACAAAAGCGCTCGACAAAATTATTTCCCAACATCGCCGAAACCGAAAAAACGCATTCGAAAATTTTAAACAATCAGGACATGCTGAAGATATAAAGCAGATGATGCTCAGCCTGCAGCAAATGATGCATAGCCTGAATTTTGCAGGCGATCCGGAATCATTCATTCTGAAAAGCCTGCAACACATTTATATGCAAGCGCGGGGTGCGTTTGAAACCACTGAGTTTTTGAATAACGACGAGATTTACCACTACTGGCGAAAACAGGTAAAATACCTGACGTATCATTTAATGCTGCTGAATAAAGCCTGGCCAAATTCAATACGTGCCTACATTAGCGATTTGAGCATATTGGGAAGTACACTTGGAAAACTGCACGACTTGAATTTGTTTCATGAAGCCATCAAAAACAAAAGCATTTTAATTCCAGAGAAACAATCGCGCGAGAAATTGATGCGCTATTTATATAATCGTCGATTGGGTTTAAGGAAACGCGTTCAGGCTCTTGGTGAACAATGTTTTGCAGAAAGCAGCGAGGCATTTGTCCTACGTATTTTCAAAAACTGGGAAAATTCGATAATGCAAAAAAAAACATCTAAAGCATTTTAACGGCCGCAAGTCAAAGAATGATTTTCAATGTGAGTGTGATGACAATTAAGCTTCAACTTCCTTCGCCATTTCCAACAACTTTAAGGTAGTTTTCCAATTACGGGTAGTTGCACTCACTTTTAATTGGATCTCGAAAAAGTTATTGTTGATTTTGGTTTTGCCATACCCGTGCGGACAATACAAATAAACAACGCCTTCAGAAATCGCAAACTCCTCTCCGGATTTTATATAGCCATTGATTCTTTCTTCATCCACATTTGCCGGATTTTCTTTAAAAAAAGTAACATGCAGGAACTGAGGTTCTCGATTTTCATCACCTGCAAACGGATTGTTTTTAACGATATTCGCCAATTCCTTTTCATTTAACACCAAAACCGGCACCTCAAATCCAAAGTCTTTTAGAAGTTGTTTATTGATCAATTCTTCCAAATTACCGGAACTTGTCTCCTGATAACGAAAAACAACATTCCCGCTTTGAATGTAGGTTTGTATCTGCTCAAAGCCAAGGGTGCTGAATGAGGATTTCAGAGCATCCATCTTAATTTTGTTTTTCCCGCTAACATTTATTCCGCGTAAAATAGCCACATAAGTTTTCATACATTTATTAACAGAATTTACTTATGATGGTTTCTATCGAATACATTATATGCCTAATTTATTTTCATCGGCGAGAAAACAAATTAAGTAACTTAAGGGTTTTTAAACTGTAGACAGGAGAACCGAAAAACGATCATCTACAATTAAAAATTCAGAAATATGAAAATAGCAGTAACAGGAGCAACAGGACAATTAGGGCAGTTGGTAGTTCAACAATTAAAACAAAAAACAGCAGCAGAAAACATTGTAGCATTGGTGCGTACACCTGAAAAAGCTGCCGGACTTGGTGTTGAAGCACGTGCCTTTGACTATGAAAAACCGGAAGAACTCGCCGGAGTATTAGCTGGTATCGATCGATTACTGCTGATTTCCAGCAGTGAGATTGGTAAACGCGAACAACAACACAAAAACGTAATTGAAGCTGCGAAAAAAGCCGGCATTCGCTGGGTCGTTTACACCAGTTTATTACATGCCGATACCTCTTCGCTAAGTTTGGCCGGCGAACACCTGGCAACTGAAGCGGCGTTGAAAAACTCGGGCGTTGAACACACCATTTTGCGTAACGGCTGGTACACCGAAAACTACACCGGATCGATTGAAGGAGCATTGGGTGCAGGAGCATTTGTGGGAAGTGCAGGTGATGGAAAAATATCGTCAGCAACACGTGCCGACTTTGCTGAAGCTGCTGCAGTAGTTTTGACAAACGAAGAATACAAAGGCAAAGAATTTGAGTTGGCCGGCGACGAGAGTTATACACTAACCGACCTTGCAGCAGAGATCTCGAAACAAACAGGAAAAAATATTCCATACAATAACCTTCCTGAAGATGAGTACGCTAAAATTCTGAAAAGCATTGGTCTGCCCGAACTATTTGCCGAGGGTATTGCAAGTTGGGATACCAGCGCTTCAAAAGGCGACTTGTTTGATGATTCGAAACAGCTGTCAAAATTAATTGGAAGGCCAACAACTCCACTGGCTGATGCTGTAAAAGCCGTATTGTAATTCAATCAAAAATCGCATTTAATAAAATTCTGCCTGCATTTTCACATATTGAAAGTTGCATGCAGAATTCTTTCCTCCCATTACAATGCTAACCCTCTCAGGCAGTTACCTAACTACTCAAACCTGTTGTAAAGGAATCTACAATGTCAGCAGGCAACATCTTTTTAAAACTAGTAACAAATTCCTCTTTTATTTTTTTTTATAATCCCTATTTTCGTCCTGTAAAATAAACCAAGAATGAATTATTCCTTACTTGATTTCCTGACCTTGATCGGGGCATTGGGACTTTTCCTTTATGGGATGAAATTGATGAGTGAAGCGCTGCAAAAAGTGGCTGGTGGCAAACTACGCAACTTTTTAGCTGCCATGACTTCCAACCGGTTCATGGGTGTAATAACAGGGCTCTCAATCACTGCCATTATTCAATCGTCGAGCGCAACTACGGTAATGATCGTAAGTTTTGTAAATGCCGGACTTTTAACGCTTACCGAATCAGCCGGGGTTATAATGGGCGCAAACA
It includes:
- a CDS encoding 3-keto-disaccharide hydrolase, whose protein sequence is MMTTTYKFILVALVACSVILSACNSKPKTQQSAEKSGEEWIQLFNGKDINDWQVKFKGEVLGENYKNTFRVEDGLLRVSYENWEEWNGKFGHLFYKDEFSHYRLRVEYRFIGEQAKNGPGWAFRNNGLMIHGQSAESMELDQDFPSSIEVQLLGGVTGQGERSTMNLCTPGTNVILNGELWEQHCTDSKSKTQFDDEWVSVEVEVHGGEVIRHFVNGEEVLSYEKPQLDPRDQYFEKLLPADGNEIISGGTISIQAESHGTDFRKIELLILEE
- a CDS encoding TetR/AcrR family transcriptional regulator, which produces MTNIKKDNTEEKILSAAQNVFVRKGMDGARMQEIADEAGINKALLHYYFRSKQQLFEAIFKSVFGKIMPNIMLMATSEKSIEEKLGAFIENYIDILMKNPFLPTFILKEIHRDPEFLAGMIKESGLQPELIISMFKQEMDNGNIRKMDPRDLIINILSLSIFPIAAKPLMSVVFFDTDQKSYNKFIEKRKVTVKEFVLHSILIK
- a CDS encoding TolC family protein; this translates as MRKILILLLFPFQLAVAQNNVQLDSCYVWARQNYPNLKQSELWKEINSLSIQNHETNYLPQVTLNGQISYQSAVTEVPVSMPGISIPTVSKDRYNAYAELQQTIYDGGLTKTNKTLETAILKSNLSQLEVELYKLNEQVAQAFFTALIVDQQKEVILAQIKTIDEQLSRVESGIRNGVTEPSAAMVLKAERINLEQNIVELDAAKSASHQMLELLTGKQFDKNGTFTYQTNFSFNSELLRPELQLLGNQREQLVVQSDLLSKTRNPKLFGFGQLGYGKPGLNMLLDEFKGYYLLGVGISWNAFDWKQTSRQQQVLKLRQEMLQSQEATFIQNLNLLLIQQKEQIGKLEQLITNDESLVELRSGITKAAASKLENETITTSDYVQELQAETIAKLKRELHKIQLNEAREKYVLIKGKTLPGTTTHN
- a CDS encoding HlyD family secretion protein; amino-acid sequence: MKKIFYIISLPFLFLTCQSNNDTADAYGNFEAETVIVSAETPGKILELNVDKGDKIEAGYSAALIDTVQLHLQLLQLDAQQTAVVAKRQSIQSQIAVFEEQKANLKINEQRIHKMLKDGAATQKQFDDIQGQISVIDKQIANTKTQFTLISKEQEVLEAQKASVADQLSRCNIKSPVSGTILETYAEQGELTAAGKALFKIADISELELKVYVSGAQLPHVKLGQQIDVLVDKNANENQYFTGTITWISSEAEFTPKIIQTKEERVKLVYAVKVTVKNDGTLKIGMPGEVRWQ
- a CDS encoding ABC transporter ATP-binding protein; this translates as MIEISNITKSYKETMALSGINLHVDKGELFGLIGPDGAGKTTLIRILMTLLLPDSGEAELDGLDVVKNYKKIRKMVGYMPGRFSLYQDLSVEENLNFFATVFGTTVEENYDLIRDIYFQIEPFKTRRAGKLSGGMKQKLALSCALIHKPKILVLDEPTTGVDAVSRKEFWEMLKNLQKKGITILVSTPYMDEADLCDRVALIQNGQILDVDSPKRITEKFSRKIIQVGAKNMYKLISDLRAYEKAEAVYAFGQYAHFTAMNDEVETNELDNYLQNLGHENILAEEIPAGIEDVFMSLMERSHS
- a CDS encoding four helix bundle protein, with amino-acid sequence MDFKELIVYQKAFKLAMDIFEVSKTFPKEEQYSLTDQVRRSSRSTCTNIAEAYRKRRYPKHFLSKLTDSDGENSETATWLDFAFACEYLNNDIHKKLYNECVEIGKLLNYMMNHPEKFGSAPVL
- a CDS encoding ABC transporter ATP-binding protein, which gives rise to MEKETIISARNLIKTFGHFTANDNLTFEVKKGEIFGFLGANGAGKTTAIRILCGLSSPTSGEVEVAGFDIYRETEKIKKNIGYMSQKFSLYEDLTISENIKLYAGIYGISRKQRKVKEAELLQKLELENVKNKLIGDLPLGWKQKLAFSVAIFHDPKIVFLDEPTGGVDPVTRRKFWDLIYEAAHNGITVFVTTHYMDEAEYCDRVSIMNAGKIEALDTPAKLKEKYNATNMDEVFLKIAR
- a CDS encoding ABC transporter permease, which codes for MLILFGIPVIQLLVFGTAIKSEIKDVHIAIYDQSKDETTQEITNKLLSSGYFLLDENLDNLDDIDAIFRKGKVREVIVFGNNFGETLGKEGLAKMQLIADASDPNLAKLAISYTTAIVNDYIRKLYPEMQLPMQITPEVRMYFNEEMKSAYMFVPGVMALILMLISAMMTSISITREKELGTMEILLVSPLRPVQIIVGKVLPYLLLSIANAFIIVLIGHFVFGVPVNGSFILLMLETILFIMMALCLGIFISTAAKNQMAAMFISMIGLMLPTILLSGFIFPIENMPVPLQYFSHIMPARYFITIVRTIMLKGTGILFIWKETAVLIAMTVFFIAVSVRKFKIRLE
- a CDS encoding GIY-YIG nuclease family protein — encoded protein: MKDHNYFVYIMTNKNKTVLYIGVTGDILHRVFEHENGEIPGFTEKYNCHYLVYYEHFQNINEAIDREKQLKRWRREKRNNSLVHLIMIGDSLMRK
- a CDS encoding ABC transporter permease, with the translated sequence MKTILYLLQKEFRQIFRNKTILPMIFVVPIMQMLILVFAATYDMKRIDLVVVDHDMSENSRQLIAKFDGIPFFNVHHLEQSEKLAEDKLLNDEADAILVFPVDFERNLIRDDESKAQLLINAIESNSAQLIYAYSANIISDFNKDIIAEWKGIPEFTPPTKVEITENYWYNPELDYKWFMAPGILAILVTIIGMFMSGMNLVREKEIGTIEQLNVTPLKKYQFILGKLIPFWIIGLFDLAFGLIIAWLVFDLPIAGSLFTLFFMAGIYLIGVLGLGLFISTLADTQQQVMFVSFFFLMIFVLMGGIFTPVESMPDWAQTIDRLNPIYYFMRVMRMVVLKGSNISDLLQELVSLSILGITFLSLAIWRYRKTA
- a CDS encoding CHAD domain-containing protein → MSEEFSLEIKEREYFEEGIFRVLDKLHSDSARFITQTKRQHFYIHEVRTNIKKIRGLLRLLRHEIGDDNFREMNKYYRELAMEVAPLRDDTSQIELLQEIKSKLHNPAVTKALDKIISQHRRNRKNAFENFKQSGHAEDIKQMMLSLQQMMHSLNFAGDPESFILKSLQHIYMQARGAFETTEFLNNDEIYHYWRKQVKYLTYHLMLLNKAWPNSIRAYISDLSILGSTLGKLHDLNLFHEAIKNKSILIPEKQSREKLMRYLYNRRLGLRKRVQALGEQCFAESSEAFVLRIFKNWENSIMQKKTSKAF
- a CDS encoding DUF1697 domain-containing protein; the encoded protein is MKTYVAILRGINVSGKNKIKMDALKSSFSTLGFEQIQTYIQSGNVVFRYQETSSGNLEELINKQLLKDFGFEVPVLVLNEKELANIVKNNPFAGDENREPQFLHVTFFKENPANVDEERINGYIKSGEEFAISEGVVYLYCPHGYGKTKINNNFFEIQLKVSATTRNWKTTLKLLEMAKEVEA
- a CDS encoding SDR family oxidoreductase — its product is MKIAVTGATGQLGQLVVQQLKQKTAAENIVALVRTPEKAAGLGVEARAFDYEKPEELAGVLAGIDRLLLISSSEIGKREQQHKNVIEAAKKAGIRWVVYTSLLHADTSSLSLAGEHLATEAALKNSGVEHTILRNGWYTENYTGSIEGALGAGAFVGSAGDGKISSATRADFAEAAAVVLTNEEYKGKEFELAGDESYTLTDLAAEISKQTGKNIPYNNLPEDEYAKILKSIGLPELFAEGIASWDTSASKGDLFDDSKQLSKLIGRPTTPLADAVKAVL